In Streptomyces sp. NBC_00878, a single window of DNA contains:
- a CDS encoding LON peptidase substrate-binding domain-containing protein, producing the protein MTTVRLPLFPLNSVLFPGLVLPLNIFEERYRAMMRELLKTPEDDPRRFAVVAIRDGHEVASTAPGMPDPTALPQRGPAAGFGDDPVKAFHEVGCIADAATIRERADGSFEVLATGTTRVRLLSVDASGAFLTAELEELEEDPGEEAGALAEGVLRAFRQYQKRLAGARERSLSTGAELPDEPAVVSYLVAAAAMLDVPAKQRLLQAPDTASRLREELTLLRAETAIIRNLPSLPASELTRGPTNLN; encoded by the coding sequence GTGACCACCGTCCGGCTCCCCCTCTTCCCCCTGAACTCGGTGCTGTTCCCCGGGCTCGTGCTCCCTCTGAACATCTTCGAGGAGCGCTATCGCGCCATGATGCGCGAGTTGCTGAAGACTCCTGAGGACGATCCGCGCCGGTTCGCCGTCGTCGCCATCCGCGACGGCCACGAGGTCGCGTCCACGGCCCCCGGTATGCCGGACCCGACCGCGCTGCCGCAGCGCGGGCCCGCGGCCGGCTTCGGCGACGACCCGGTGAAGGCGTTCCACGAGGTGGGATGCATCGCCGACGCGGCCACCATCCGGGAGCGGGCCGACGGCAGCTTCGAGGTACTGGCCACCGGTACGACCCGGGTGCGGCTGCTCTCCGTGGACGCCTCCGGGGCCTTCCTGACGGCCGAACTGGAGGAGCTGGAGGAAGACCCCGGCGAGGAGGCCGGCGCGCTGGCCGAGGGGGTACTGAGGGCCTTCCGGCAGTACCAGAAGCGGCTCGCGGGGGCACGGGAACGGTCCCTGTCGACCGGAGCCGAGCTGCCGGACGAACCGGCCGTCGTCTCGTACCTGGTCGCGGCGGCGGCGATGCTCGACGTACCGGCGAAGCAGCGGCTGCTCCAGGCCCCGGACACGGCGTCCCGGCTTCGCGAGGAGCTGACGCTGCTGCGGGCGGAGACCGCGATCATCCGCAACCTGCCATCGCTGCCCGCGTCGGAGCTGACGCGGGGGCCGACGAATCTCAACTGA
- a CDS encoding oxidoreductase: protein MTQGAGVRAGEVPDDLTGAEAGMWQAFRNGSLYDLRAGDRTVDDPHGGHPWGPERSVRARIVAWLLLDGPPALDGRVASLKLTGVQIIDVLDLAGGTIEPYVEIKGCRFEKEVLLPEARFTTVRLVDCAVPRLEAARVHTEGDLHLPRCRFHNGVRLTDAHIGTDLLLNQAVIYRDRRGRSLIGDGMTVGQDLQAEMLESHGELSLRGAKVGVSLSLRGSRLANPYGGRRALNAPQLTVERTLYLTPAGIGDPVQTSGRTPARGTRIQRFECEGGIRLDDGRFGDAVDFEQARFILRDDQELSLRRVQVPELRFLGERPQRGRVVLNGAKVVNLMDQATSWPGAGQLQMGGFQYEYLVPRGPFPLARRLEWVAAATPEYNPEPYERLATVLRNGGEDEDAREVLLAKQRHRRENLPIAAKLWGYAQDWTVAYGYRPGRAALWMAVLWAATSIAFAHADHPPLKSGEHPPWNPSLFALDLLLPVIDLGQVGFWQLRGGWQWLSAAVILLGWILATTVAAGATRLLRRG from the coding sequence GTGACCCAGGGGGCCGGCGTCCGTGCCGGAGAAGTGCCCGACGACCTGACCGGCGCCGAGGCCGGGATGTGGCAGGCGTTCCGCAACGGCAGCCTGTACGACCTGCGTGCCGGGGACAGGACCGTCGACGATCCGCACGGCGGCCATCCCTGGGGCCCCGAGCGCAGTGTGCGGGCCCGGATAGTGGCCTGGCTGCTGCTGGACGGACCGCCCGCGCTCGACGGCCGCGTCGCCTCCCTCAAGCTGACCGGCGTCCAGATCATCGACGTGCTCGACCTCGCGGGCGGCACGATCGAGCCGTACGTCGAGATCAAGGGCTGCCGGTTCGAGAAGGAGGTCCTGCTGCCGGAGGCGCGGTTCACGACCGTGCGCCTGGTGGACTGCGCGGTGCCCCGGCTGGAGGCGGCCCGGGTGCACACCGAGGGCGATCTGCATCTGCCGCGCTGCCGCTTCCACAACGGCGTGCGCCTCACCGACGCCCACATCGGCACGGACCTGCTGCTCAACCAGGCGGTGATCTACCGGGACCGGCGCGGCCGCTCCCTCATCGGCGACGGGATGACCGTCGGGCAGGACCTCCAGGCCGAGATGCTGGAGTCGCACGGCGAGTTGAGCCTGCGCGGCGCGAAGGTCGGCGTCTCGCTCAGCCTGCGCGGCAGCCGGCTGGCGAATCCGTACGGGGGCCGCCGCGCGCTGAACGCACCGCAGCTGACCGTCGAGCGCACGCTGTACCTGACCCCGGCGGGCATCGGCGACCCCGTGCAGACCAGCGGCCGGACACCGGCGCGCGGCACCCGGATACAGCGGTTCGAGTGCGAGGGCGGGATCCGGCTCGACGACGGCCGGTTCGGCGACGCGGTGGACTTCGAGCAGGCCCGCTTCATCCTGCGGGACGACCAGGAGCTCTCACTGCGCCGCGTCCAGGTGCCCGAGCTGCGCTTCCTCGGCGAGCGCCCGCAGCGCGGCCGGGTCGTGCTGAACGGCGCGAAGGTGGTCAACCTGATGGACCAGGCGACCAGTTGGCCGGGCGCGGGCCAGCTGCAGATGGGCGGCTTCCAGTACGAGTACCTCGTACCGCGCGGCCCGTTCCCGCTGGCCCGGCGCCTGGAGTGGGTGGCCGCGGCGACTCCCGAGTACAACCCGGAGCCGTACGAGCGGCTGGCCACCGTGCTGCGCAACGGCGGCGAGGACGAGGACGCCCGCGAGGTGCTGCTCGCCAAGCAGCGCCACCGACGCGAGAACCTGCCGATCGCGGCCAAGCTCTGGGGGTACGCGCAGGACTGGACGGTCGCCTACGGGTACCGGCCGGGGCGGGCGGCCCTGTGGATGGCCGTGCTGTGGGCGGCGACCTCCATAGCCTTCGCACACGCCGATCATCCGCCGCTCAAGAGCGGCGAACATCCGCCGTGGAACCCGTCGCTGTTCGCCCTGGACCTGCTGCTCCCGGTCATCGATCTCGGCCAGGTCGGCTTCTGGCAGCTGCGCGGCGGCTGGCAGTGGCTGTCCGCTGCGGTGATCCTGCTGGGCTGGATCCTCGCCACGACGGTGGCGGCAGGCGCGACACGGCTGCTGCGCAGGGGATGA